A stretch of the Pygocentrus nattereri isolate fPygNat1 chromosome 29, fPygNat1.pri, whole genome shotgun sequence genome encodes the following:
- the chmp7 gene encoding charged multivesicular body protein 7 isoform X2, whose translation MPVSLQQKVGTSSSSEFPPDWEDDERMAFLFSAFKENREVDPTDWDGKMNFWSPLIVESCRRQGSVCVSLQELNESFRRKGAIPLGLGTVVQSMIRSGKVQKESDFAANVDSGWLSWGVGLLLVRPLKWTLSALLGSGRVPLEETFVVIELVKEKAAALLAAYRSSPLAGQSLLSFQELRSLSSHICPDETTLCLALLQLQRGKHVTVSLHEGEKLVKFSQAGHGRVSPVSEVDLGIYQLHRSEKLLEERVEALGQEAEKCKEQAKALLKEGKKSQALRCLKGRKRVERKADRLYTQLETVKGILDRIASSQTDRLVMQAYQAGVAALRISLKGVTVERAENLVDQIQELCDTQDEVNQTLAGGALDSNEADSEELEEELKSLLEENAPDTSLTLPEIPSHPIATKETAVLDDAFFHSLPSVPDTSITDEELERELGRIRLNAT comes from the exons atgccagtgtcactgcagcagAAAGTTGGCACATCCTCCAGCTCAGAGTTTCCCCCAGACTGGGAAGATGATGAGCGGATGGCCTTCTTGTTCTCCGCCTTCAAGGAAAACAGAGAGGTGGACCCGACAGACTGGGATGGGAAAATGAACTTCTGGTCCCCGCTGATTGTGGAAAGCTGCCGAAGGCaagggtctgtgtgtgtgagcctgCAGGAGCTGAATGAAAGTTTTCGGAGAAAGGGGGCCATTCCTCTGGGCCTGGGAACAGTCGTTCAGAGTATGATCAG GAGTGGGAAAGTGCAGAAGGAGTCGGATTTTGCTGCTAACGTAGATTCTGGCTGGTTGTCTTGGGGCGTCGGGCTGTTGTTGGTGAGACCGTTGAAATGGACATTGTCGGCTCTGCTGGGCAGCGGGAGAGTTCCATTAGAGGAGACGTTTGTGGTGATTGAATTGGTTAAA GAGAAGGCTGCAGCATTGCTGGCTGCGTATCGAAGCTCTCCTTTGGCGGGACAGTCTCTGCTGTCCTTTCAGGAGctgcgctctctctcctctcacatcTGCCCGGACGAGACAACTCTGTGCCTGGCTCTGCTGCAGCTGCAGAGGGGGAAACACGTCACCGTCTCACTACATGAGGGGGAAAAG TTGGTGAAGTTCAGTCAGGCAGGACATGGACGCGTGTCTCCAGTCAGTGAGGTGGATCTGGGGATCTATCAGCTGCACCGCAGTGAGAAGCTGCTGGAGGAGAGAGTGGAGGCCTTGGGCCAGGAAGCAGAAAA atgtAAAGAACAGGCAAAGGCTCTGCTGAAAGAAGGGAAAAAGTCCCAG GCACTGAGATGTCTAAAGGGGAGAAAGCGTGTGGAGAGGAAAGCAGACCGTTTGTACACTCAGCTTGAGACAGTTAAGGGAATCCTGGACAGGATAGCCAGCTCACAGACTGACCGCCTG GTGATGCAGGCATACCAGGCAGGCGTAGCAGCTCTGAGGATTTCTCTGAAGGGCGTAACGGTTGAGAGAGCCGAGAACCTGGTTGACCAGATTCAGGAG CTCTGTGATACTCAGGATGAAGTCAATCAAACTCTTGCAGGTGGAGCCCTAGACTCAA ATGAAGCAGATtcagaggagctggaggaggagctgAAGTCTTTATTAGAAGAGAATGCTCCAGACACAAGTCTAACACTACCAGAGATCCCATCACACCCTATCGCAACTAAAGAAACGGCTGTGCTGGACGACGCTTTCTTTCACTCCCTGCCCTCCGTGCCTGATACTAGCATTACCGATGAGGAGCTGGAGAGGGAGCTCGGTCGAATCAGGCT AAATGCAACATAG
- the chmp7 gene encoding charged multivesicular body protein 7 isoform X1, producing the protein MFFVYDMHFINYCFSHLSKSSICSAMPVSLQQKVGTSSSSEFPPDWEDDERMAFLFSAFKENREVDPTDWDGKMNFWSPLIVESCRRQGSVCVSLQELNESFRRKGAIPLGLGTVVQSMIRSGKVQKESDFAANVDSGWLSWGVGLLLVRPLKWTLSALLGSGRVPLEETFVVIELVKEKAAALLAAYRSSPLAGQSLLSFQELRSLSSHICPDETTLCLALLQLQRGKHVTVSLHEGEKLVKFSQAGHGRVSPVSEVDLGIYQLHRSEKLLEERVEALGQEAEKCKEQAKALLKEGKKSQALRCLKGRKRVERKADRLYTQLETVKGILDRIASSQTDRLVMQAYQAGVAALRISLKGVTVERAENLVDQIQELCDTQDEVNQTLAGGALDSNEADSEELEEELKSLLEENAPDTSLTLPEIPSHPIATKETAVLDDAFFHSLPSVPDTSITDEELERELGRIRLNAT; encoded by the exons ATGTTTTTTGTGTACGATATGCATTTCATCAATTATTGTTTTTCACATCTGAGTAAATCTTCCATTTGTAGTGCAatgccagtgtcactgcagcagAAAGTTGGCACATCCTCCAGCTCAGAGTTTCCCCCAGACTGGGAAGATGATGAGCGGATGGCCTTCTTGTTCTCCGCCTTCAAGGAAAACAGAGAGGTGGACCCGACAGACTGGGATGGGAAAATGAACTTCTGGTCCCCGCTGATTGTGGAAAGCTGCCGAAGGCaagggtctgtgtgtgtgagcctgCAGGAGCTGAATGAAAGTTTTCGGAGAAAGGGGGCCATTCCTCTGGGCCTGGGAACAGTCGTTCAGAGTATGATCAG GAGTGGGAAAGTGCAGAAGGAGTCGGATTTTGCTGCTAACGTAGATTCTGGCTGGTTGTCTTGGGGCGTCGGGCTGTTGTTGGTGAGACCGTTGAAATGGACATTGTCGGCTCTGCTGGGCAGCGGGAGAGTTCCATTAGAGGAGACGTTTGTGGTGATTGAATTGGTTAAA GAGAAGGCTGCAGCATTGCTGGCTGCGTATCGAAGCTCTCCTTTGGCGGGACAGTCTCTGCTGTCCTTTCAGGAGctgcgctctctctcctctcacatcTGCCCGGACGAGACAACTCTGTGCCTGGCTCTGCTGCAGCTGCAGAGGGGGAAACACGTCACCGTCTCACTACATGAGGGGGAAAAG TTGGTGAAGTTCAGTCAGGCAGGACATGGACGCGTGTCTCCAGTCAGTGAGGTGGATCTGGGGATCTATCAGCTGCACCGCAGTGAGAAGCTGCTGGAGGAGAGAGTGGAGGCCTTGGGCCAGGAAGCAGAAAA atgtAAAGAACAGGCAAAGGCTCTGCTGAAAGAAGGGAAAAAGTCCCAG GCACTGAGATGTCTAAAGGGGAGAAAGCGTGTGGAGAGGAAAGCAGACCGTTTGTACACTCAGCTTGAGACAGTTAAGGGAATCCTGGACAGGATAGCCAGCTCACAGACTGACCGCCTG GTGATGCAGGCATACCAGGCAGGCGTAGCAGCTCTGAGGATTTCTCTGAAGGGCGTAACGGTTGAGAGAGCCGAGAACCTGGTTGACCAGATTCAGGAG CTCTGTGATACTCAGGATGAAGTCAATCAAACTCTTGCAGGTGGAGCCCTAGACTCAA ATGAAGCAGATtcagaggagctggaggaggagctgAAGTCTTTATTAGAAGAGAATGCTCCAGACACAAGTCTAACACTACCAGAGATCCCATCACACCCTATCGCAACTAAAGAAACGGCTGTGCTGGACGACGCTTTCTTTCACTCCCTGCCCTCCGTGCCTGATACTAGCATTACCGATGAGGAGCTGGAGAGGGAGCTCGGTCGAATCAGGCT AAATGCAACATAG